The DNA segment GAATTGACTGCATTATTACCAACCTGAGTTTGCGTTTATGCCAGTACTACTGTGTGagccagacaaaaaaaacattacataggACCTGAGTTTTTCTATGCAATGATTATCAAGTAATCTGCACGGAATTGTGTTTGTCTcaagtgactaaaaatgtaactATTTGATACACAATCATTTCATACATTAACACAGATAGATGATGCCTCTGATTCTTTGACCAAATGCAGGGGTCTACAGCTGCGGTGTTCTTTAAATGAATGGAATACACAAGTCGGTTGATGAAGCCCCCGTGAACTGTAGTCATGAAACCAGCACTGTGAAGTCTGTGGAACAGAATATTTGCAGGTGGCTTATACATGAGGCTGGGACTGAGAATTTGGTCTCACTGTCACACAGCATTTTAATGCAACATGAACATTCCATATTGTTTTGTTACTATTGTAACATGGACTACAGTGGAAACCTCACCAGTCTTTTCCCTTTGTCTATATGtacatggaaaaaataaaacgaCTAGTAATGTATTCATGCTTCAAATTACAGCACCAGTGTTGTTTTGTAACAGAACAGTTAGTCCCCTATAGCTGTGCAGATCTATAAAAGCTTAGGAAACAGAATCTCTCTACCAGACATCATGGGAAaggtgggattttttttatatcacagtTTGCATTAAACTTAAGCATTATCTGCCTTTCAGTATTCTTATGAGTAATATGACCATTGCTTTATATTCCAGATTATTTTTTACGAGGACAGAAATTTCCAAGGCCGTATTTATGCGTGCAGCAGCGACTGCACAGATCTACACTCCTATTTTAACCACTGCAACTCCATCAGAGTGGAGAGTGGTTGCTTCATGATTTATGAAAAGCCAAATTACGTAGGTCACCAGTATTTTATGAAAAAAGGTGACTATCCTGATTTACACAGTTGGATGGGTGTCAGCACTAGTATCAGATCCTGTTGCATAATTCCACCGGTATGCTTTATCCAGAATATTTGGTCTATAATGGTTTCTGTAGAATATCTAAATCCAACATAGAAAtatcttatatttttattttatttttttaaacatatgtcTTTCATATTTCAAATTGCACACAAGAGCAAAATTATTTTCTCCCACACCTGTTAAATGATAATTACAAATGATCTGTATCTTTTATTGTGTATCATATATTCtgactacatttttatttgattttagtaCACTGGCTTATACAGATTAAGACTCTATGAAAAGCCTGACTTTAATGGTCACATGATGGAGTTCGGGGACGATTGTACCTGTGTTTCGGACCGTTTCCATCACCGCCATGTTTACTCCTGTAAAGTAAAGAATGGCTACTGGATCTTCTATGAGTATCCCAATTACAAAGGCAGGCAGTACTTCCTGAAACCTGGAGACTATAGGAGATATCGTGACTGGGGTGCTACGTGTTCCATTGTAGGCTCTTTCAGACGCATCACTGATTTCTAAGTACTGTTCTTTCTATTAAAGAGTAAACTTTCCTTCACAGAAATCCATGTTATGACTTTTGAATCCATGTTTGATTTTCTACAAATACAGTACAACTGTAACTGTAGATAAGTGGTGCATTATCTTGATCATACTCATCTTTCTTTGAAACTGTAAtgttaacaataaaaatgtgctcATTGGAACAATATAAATTATACTTATATTTGATATAATTATAGCAAACAGCAAATGAATTGATggtaagacaaaataaaaatttccaaATTGTTGCTGCAAAAGAAAGTTgctgttttagtttttattcataaatttgCATTCATTTCCTGTTACACTATTTGTGCAAATAAATGTTACTAAAAGTATATTACATTAATCACTATATATTATGCTGTGCATAAACTATTAACCAATGGTTTTgtcaccttcttcttcttttttgtctcATTATTATTCTTGTtcctgttattatattattgcatTGGGCCAAAATTTTAGTACTTAAATGCCATTGTCTACCCATAACACTTTTTGGAAACTTAAATGTCCACACATCATCACACGTCCAAATCTTTAACCACTGTTAAGTGTCACTGCAAGACACCAATCAAAATGGCAACAAGTTTAGTGGTTATCCTGGTACCTGTAGCACTGCAGTCCTGGTTGTCTGTGGGAACCTTTAATAGGGGAATTTCACTAatcaatgtaataaaacaaatatgcatGTTTATTACTTTGCATTTATCAGAAGAACAGAAAAATGATATTCACTATTGAATCTgcatattgtaaaataaattctaCACCAGGTATAGCAATATCCTTTAATATGtagttgtaaaaaaaaccctcatattttcctatttaaaatgttataattcaCTCTTTTTTCTAGATGATTGCTTATTAATGCATGTGAATTTTATAGAATCATTGTTATCCTGGGACAGCATTAAcctatttattagattttttaattaagcatagTACATACACTCAGTAcaaccaaataaaataattaattcacTGTTATTGGTCAGACTCCATTGATCATATTTTAGTCACTCAGTTTAAGTAGGTAACACGTTTGATGGAACCAATCTTTGGGGTCATGGCACCCCAGACATTTCCTGTATTTACCAGGTTTTAGCAGATACTGTCTGCCTCTGTAATTGTGATGCTCATAAATGCAGGAATGAATGTCACTATAGTATAGATCATAGACAGATGGACATTTATCATTAAACTCCATCATCTGTCCAGCAAGTCTGAACGCTCATTGATCCTCATTCTATGAGACCATTTTTGCTAGGGACAAAAATGATCTTATATTACAGAAAatgaacaatataaatatatttctattcaACAGTGAGGATCACTTGCGTTAGCATGTGACAGGATCTGACACAGTCATTAAAACCCAGCCACTATTGATAATCAGGATATTCCCCTCTGTGGAGAAAGTTCTGGTAGCCCATAAAGTTTGGCCGTTCATACGCCATCCAGTACCCATTCTCTACCCAAATGGAATTGCATCAGCTGAAATAGGAGAATAGATCGGCACAGTCGTTGCTGCAATCATAGGAACGGCCCTGAAAGTTCCTATACTCGTAGAACACAATctgtatgcaaatatatatatttttttgtttaattgaacAGTTAAAACGTATTAGCTCTTCACGTGCAGATGTTAATACAAAAATTCTTATAAACAGTATTAAAAAAGAGGATCTGTAAGCTTACCTTTCCCATAGTGATGGATTAGCAGTGTATCACAACATGGCCAGTGATTAACAGCAActctttaatatcattttacATAACCCACATTGCCTGCGACAATTAACTTCTGATGTCAGTTTTATGTTCAACAGAATAATCTGCTGCTGAGCAACAAAAGGTATCTGCACTACACTTGTGTATTCTAACAAAGAATTAAATGGTAATATTTAACCCTGTGTATGTTGATGTGTGTTATAACAAAATGCATATTAATGGATTCTAATCAGACACAGGAGAAATATCTAAAACCCAAAACAAAGGTTAACCCTGGACCCGAGCAAATAAGGCCATCTACTGCATAATGCAtctttttatgtattatattatgtaaaaatgtattataatgaaACCTAAATTTATTATGACTTTGTTTGTTAAACTacacatttacaagaattttgTAGAGCTTGCATGAAAAATCTACCATCTACAATCTAACCATAGGATGTTTTCCATCTGCTCTACAAAGAGGTCACATTGTTTGTTTCACTGTTAGAAAGAGCTCAAAACTAGAACACCTTTGGAAGAACATTTCAAATTTGTgtgaatattataatttattatatagtatttaGCATTCAGGTGGTACTTTATTTCAATTATACTGTCACACTAGCTATGATCAATTATGCAGTTCCATTTAAGAATTAAATCACTGTTTAGACAAATATTACGTGTAAAGCTTTTACATAATTAAGTTATATTTATGTAACAGTATTCTGTGGAGTCatgatttaatgcatttattatagcacatttcaataaaaaaata comes from the Silurus meridionalis isolate SWU-2019-XX chromosome 3, ASM1480568v1, whole genome shotgun sequence genome and includes:
- the LOC124383148 gene encoding gamma-crystallin M2-like, producing the protein MGKIIFYEDRNFQGRIYACSSDCTDLHSYFNHCNSIRVESGCFMIYEKPNYVGHQYFMKKGDYPDLHSWMGVSTSIRSCCIIPPYTGLYRLRLYEKPDFNGHMMEFGDDCTCVSDRFHHRHVYSCKVKNGYWIFYEYPNYKGRQYFLKPGDYRRYRDWGATCSIVGSFRRITDF